Proteins from a genomic interval of Bacteroidales bacterium:
- a CDS encoding SRPBCC domain-containing protein, which yields MSSIDTTDKIIAITAILNCSADTAFNYFVSNAHLEKWLTIKADVELKESGKYELFWSPDDPDRTNNSTFGCKILSFEKPNYLNFEWRGNSEQKEFMNNVRPLTNVTVIFSKLDKEKTKVTVLHTG from the coding sequence ATTATTGCCATTACAGCTATTTTAAATTGCTCGGCTGATACTGCATTTAATTACTTTGTTAGCAATGCCCATTTGGAAAAATGGCTGACAATAAAAGCTGATGTTGAGCTAAAGGAGAGCGGGAAATACGAATTGTTTTGGAGTCCAGACGATCCAGACAGGACGAATAATAGCACTTTCGGTTGTAAGATTTTATCTTTTGAAAAGCCTAACTATTTAAATTTTGAATGGCGAGGCAATTCTGAACAAAAGGAATTTATGAATAATGTGAGACCACTTACCAATGTAACAGTGATTTTCTCCAAACTTGATAAGGAAAAAACAAAAGTTACTGTATTACATACTGGTTAG
- a CDS encoding GNAT family N-acetyltransferase: MSNEDYTIRNAKPGEFEEIGKLMVLVYSQLDGFPKISEQPEYYKMLANVGELTKKPETELLVAVSGEGKIGGCVVYFGDMQYYGSGGTATQEKNASGFRLLAVDPSIRGKGLGKLLTIACINKARDKNQPQMVIHTTTAMQTAWKMYEKLGFKRSEDVDFMQGKLPVFGFRLML, from the coding sequence ATGAGCAATGAAGATTACACTATACGCAATGCAAAGCCTGGTGAATTTGAAGAAATAGGAAAACTTATGGTTTTGGTCTATTCACAATTAGATGGATTTCCAAAAATCTCCGAGCAACCAGAATACTATAAAATGCTTGCCAATGTTGGAGAATTGACAAAGAAGCCCGAAACGGAGCTTTTGGTAGCTGTTTCAGGTGAAGGAAAAATTGGAGGATGTGTTGTGTATTTTGGTGATATGCAGTATTATGGCTCTGGAGGTACTGCAACTCAAGAGAAAAATGCCTCGGGATTTAGGCTATTAGCAGTAGATCCTTCAATTCGAGGGAAAGGACTTGGTAAACTTTTAACCATCGCATGCATCAACAAAGCGAGAGATAAAAATCAACCTCAAATGGTTATTCATACAACAACGGCCATGCAAACCGCTTGGAAAATGTATGAAAAACTAGGTTTTAAAAGGTCAGAAGATGTAGACTTTATGCAAGGAAAACTTCCTGTATTTGGCTTTAGATTAATGCTTTAG